CCACGGTCGGCTCGGCATAGCAGTAGGTATGGCAGCCGACCTGACCGAATTCCACGTTGTCGATGCCCTGCGCGGCGCATTCCTGCTTCATGGCTTCCAGCGTTTCCTTGCCGCCGGAGGCGATGCTGCAGGTCGCCAGGGAAACGTTGACGATGATTTTTTCGCTTTTGGATTTATTTGCGGCAGCCTGCAGGTCTTCGCGCTTTTTCTGCAGTTCCGCCAGAGAATTGATCTTGGC
This portion of the Syntrophotalea acetylenica genome encodes:
- a CDS encoding (2Fe-2S) ferredoxin domain-containing protein — protein: MAKINSLAELQKKREDLQAAANKSKSEKIIVNVSLATCSIASGGKETLEAMKQECAAQGIDNVEFGQVGCHTYCYAEPTVEIILPGKQPVVFGYVKGDKAKELVQKYIKDGELVGGVIPVNYERVVF